GCACCATCAGCGCGTGCAGGAAGCCGAGCACGTCGCCGTCGGATTCCGAGCGCATCTCGCGGACAAATGTCGCCATCGCCGGGTTGACTTCGGTCAGCGCCGTCTGGCGCAGGAACAGGCTTGGCGGGAACCGCTCGTCGGTGCCGCGCAGCACGCCGCCGGTATCGTGGGTCTCGATCAGGCCCTCGACATGGATGGTGAGGTCGGCGATCGGGCCGTGTGTCAGCACATGCGTGACGTTGCCGAATGCGTCCTGATGCATGTCGAGCCGGGAGTCTGTGGAGACGTCGATCTGCCATTCGGCGACATATTGCCCGTCATGGCTGCCTGGCGTCATGCGCAGGATCTGGATCACGCCCGAGGCCGGGGGCTCGTAGCGATAGTTGGTGGAATGGGCAATTCGCAGGCGCATGGCGGAACCAAGATTGAAGTTGTGATCGTCATGCCCGGGCTAAAGCGCAAAGCGCGTCTTTGCGCAAGATGTCCCGGGCATCACGTCTTTCTTCACTCAGTGGGCATAGCAAGACGTGGATGGCCGAGACAAGCCCGGCCATGACGGTGTTTTGTGGGCGCATCCAAAAGTCTCTAAATCAAATACTGCCTGGTGATGATCTCACCGAGCCGCGCGTTATCCGAAATGAATTCCTGGATGAATTCATGGACGCCATGCTGGAAGATATCGTCCATATGGCTGTGTTCAAGCCGGTTGCGGACGCCGCGGGCGTGGCGCTGGGAGGCGCCCTGGCGGCCATAGGCGACGCCGATCTGGTCGAGATTGCGCACGAGGTTGCTGTAGCAGCTCGCGAGCGACCGCGGCAACGTGTCGTTCAGGATCAGGAGGTCCGCGATCAGCCACGGTTTCAACGTCTCGCGGTAGACCCAGTGATAGGCGGTCAGCGCCGAAACCGAGCGCAGGATCGAGGTCCACTGATAGTAGTCCAGCGGGCCGCCGACATGTTCCTCCTCCGGCAGCAGCACGTGATACTTCACGTCGAGAATGCGCGCGGTGTTGTCGGCGCGCTCCAGATGTAGCCCCAGCCGGGAGAACCAGTAGGCGTCGTTGCGCAGCATGGTGCGGTAGGCCGAGCCGTCGAACCGCAGCGAGGTCTCCTGCACGAAGCGCAGAAACCGCGCCAGTTCCTCGCGGCTCGACGTGCCCTTGCCCCAGATCTCCTGCAACTCGATCCAGGCCGAATTGATGGTGTCCCACATCTCCGATGTCAGCGCTGTTCGCACCGAGCGCGAATTGAGCCGCGCCGCCTCGATGCAGTTCTTGATCGAGGAGGGATTGGACGGCGAGAACGCCAGGTACTCGACCACATTCTGCTCGTTGGCTTCCTGATAGGCCTCGTAGAAACTTGCGCTGACGCCGGCGGTCAGAAGCGCCGATTCCCACTCATTGGTCTTGCCGATATAGGCGGCGGGAAGCGCGGTGACGCGCAAGGTCGCGTCGATGGTGCGCGCGATATATTCCGCACGCTCGACATAGCGGGCCAGCCAGTACAGGTTTTCGGCGGTGCGCGACAGCATACGAAAATTTCGCTCTCTACTCGTCCAGTATCCAGGTGTCCTTGGTACCGCCGCCCTGGCTCGAATTGACGACCAGCGAGCCTTCCTTCAGCGCCACCCGCGTCAGCCCGCCCGGCACGATGGTGACGTGCTGGCTGCCGGTCAGCACGAACGGCCGCAGGTCGACATGGCGCGGCGCGAGGCCGGATGCGGTGCAGGTCGGGCAAGTTGACAGCGCCAGCGTCGGCTGGGCGATAAAGCCCTCCGGTTCGCGCTTGAGCTTGTCGCGGAACGCCTCGATCGTCGCTTTCGTCGCGGCGGGGCCGATCAGCATGCCGTAGCCGCCGGAGCCGTGGACTTCCTTCACCACCAGCTCGCCCAGATTGTCGAGCACGTAGGCCAGGTCCTTCGGCTCGCGGCAGCGCCAGGTCGGCACGTTCTTCAAGATCGGTTCTTCGCCGAGATAGAATTTCACGACCTCGGGCATGTAGGAATAGATCGCCTTGTCGTCGGCAATCCCGGTGCCGACCGCGTTCGCCAGCGTGACGTTGCCCGCCGCATAGGCCGACATCAGCCCGGGGACGCCGAGCGCCGAATCCGGGCGGAAGGTGAGGGGATCGAGGAAATCGTCGTCGACCCGGCGGTAGATCACGTCGACACGCTTCAGCCCTTCGGTGGTGCGCATGAACACTTCATCGTTCTTGACGATGAGGTCGCGGCCCTCGACCAGCTCGATGCCGAGCTTGTCGGCTAAAAACGAGTGTTCGTAGTACGCCGAATTGTAGACGCCGGGCGTCATCAGCGCGACTGTCGGCTCCGCCGAGGCTGAGAGCGGCGCCACCGAACGCAACGCCGACAGCAGTACGTCGGGATATCGTTCCACCGGTGCAACGCGGTGCCGCGCGAACAGGTCCGGAAACAGCCGCATCATGATTTCGCGGTTTTCCAGCATGTAGGAGACGCCCGACGGCGTCCGCGCATTGTCCTCCAGCACGATGAAATTGTCGGCGTCAACCCGGACGATATCGATCCCGGCGATGTGCACGTAGACATCGTGCGGCACGCTCTGGCCGTTCATCTCGGGGCGGAACACCGGGTTCTGGAAGATCAGGTCGTCGGGAATGATGTTGGCGCGCAGGATGTCGCGGGCGTGATAGATGTCGCGCAGGAACATGTTGAGCGCGCGGACCCGCTGCTTCAGGCCCTTTTCCAGCAGCGTCCATTCCTTGGCCGACATGATCCGCGGGATCACGTCGAAGGGAATCAGCCGCTCCTGGGCTTCGGCGTCGCCATAGACGGCGAAGGTGATGCCGATCCGGCGGAACAGCAGTTCCGCCTCCTGCCGGCGATATTCCAGGGCGTCCGGAGGCGTCTCCTTCAGCCAGCGGGAGAGCTCTCGATAGGCCGGGCGGAGTTCGCCGCCGGGGCCGTTCATTTCATCGAAGGCAACTGCCATAAATCCTGACTATTTCTCGAAGCCATGCGGCACAGTGCATGACTTCACGGGATGGTAGCAAGGCCCGGGCCAGCGCGATATGCATTGGCCAGCGGCATTTGGTATGGGTAGCTCGCCGCGCTGCCCTAAAAAAAGGCTGCCGGGTGCTTATTTCGGCAGCAAACCCCCGTGACTTCAATGCGTTGCTTGCGCAAGTTACGGGGACAGGTGGGGAGAAGTCATGAGCGAGATCGTCACGGCGGGTATTCTGGTTATCGGCGACGAGATCCTGTCCGGCCGGACCAAGGACAAGAACATCGGCTTCATCGCCGAATACCTGACCAATATCGGGATCGACCTCAAGGAGGTCCGCGTCGTCGCCGACGACGAGGCCGACATCATCTCAGCCCTTGATGCACTGCGACATCGCTACAACTACGTCTTCACGACCGGCGGCATCGGGCCGACCCATGATGACATCACCGCCGACAGCGTTGCGAAAGCGTTCGGCGTCGGGATCGACCATCACCCCGAGGTGGTGGCGCGGTTTCGCGAGCGCTGGAGCGAGCAGGATCTGAACGAGGCGCGGCTGCGGATGGCCCGCGTGCCCGATGGCGCCGAACTGATCCAGAGCGCGACCATCCTGGCGCCCGGCTTCAAGCTCGGCAATGTCATCGTGATGGCCGGCATCCCCTCGATCATGCAGGCGATGATGGACATCGTCGCGCCCAAGCTGAAATCGGGCGTGCGGATGCTGTCGGACTCGGTTCGCGCCAACGCCCGGGAAGGCGACATCGGCGGGCCGTTGCGGGACATCGCCAATGCGCACCCCGACACCATTATCGGCAGCTATCCGTTCATGGACGAGGACAAGAAGCCGAACACCAACCTGGTGGTCCGCTCGCGCGATCCGGAAAAGCTCAACGCCGCGATGGCCGCGGTGAAGGAGATGCTGGCGGGCATTCTGAGGTAGCGACGAAGCGCAGGTGACCTTCGAAGTTCGCAAATAACGGGAGAACAAAAGTGACCGATTATTCCGGAGCGCGCTCGTGACTGCGCGCGAAAAAGCCACTCCGCCGCCGGAGAAAGCCTTCCCGGTCTCCTGGGACCAGTTTCACCGGGATTGCCGGGCGCTGACCTGGCGGCTCAACGAGGTCGGTCCATTTCATGCCATCATCGCGATTACCCGCGGTGGGCTGGTGCCGGCAGCCATCGTGGCGCGCGAGCTCGGCATTCGCATCATCGATACCGTCTGCATTGCCAGCTACGACCATACCAAGCAGGGCGACCTGAAGGTTCTCAAGGGTGTTTCGACCGAGGTAGCAGAACTCGGCGGCGGCACCGGCAAGGGGCTGTTGATCGTCGACGACCTCGTCGACACCGGCAAGACCGGGCGGCTGGTGCGTTCGATGATGCCGGACGCGCATTTCGCCGCCGTCTATGCCAAGCCGCAGGGCAAGCCGCTGGTCGATACGTTTATTACGGAAGTGTCGCAGGACACCTGGATTCATTTTCCCTGGGATACCGCGCTGTCGTTCCAGCCGCCAATCCGTCCGTGACGGCGGGGTGTGATCAAGACGGGATGGTGGCCGTGAGCGGACAGCAGGCTTCCACTTGGCCGATAAGGTTCGCTCTGGTGATGGCGCTTGCGGCGCTGTTCGGACAGGCCGTCGTCCATGCCCAGACCTCGGTTAATTCGGTTCCGGGCGCCGATGCGGCCTTGATCGAAGACATCGTGACCGGCAGCCGTGTCCTCGCCGATTTCGGCGTTCTCGACGGTTTCGGCCATGTCAGCGCCCGCCATCCCGCCAACCCCGATCGCTTCCTGATGTCGCGCTCGCTTGCGCCCGCGCTTGTCACGGCCGACGACATCATGGAATTCGACCTCGACGGCAATGCCGTGGATGCGCGTGGGCGCACGCTGTTCCTGGAGCGCTTCATCCACAGCGAAATCTACCGGGCGCGGCCGGACGTCATGTCTGTTGTCCACACCCATTCGCCCGGCGTCATTCCGTACACGATCAGCCAGGTCCCGTTGCGCGCGGTATTCCACAACGCGGCGTTCCTGGCGGCCGGCGCGCCGGTATGGGACATCCGAAAGGACTTTGGCGAGACCGACATGCTGGTCCGCAACGCCGCGATCGGCAAGGATTTGGCGCTGACGCTCGGCGACAAAACGGTGGTCTTGATGCGCGGCCATGGGGATGTGGCGGTCGGACCGTCGGTAAAACTGGCGGTGTTCCGCGCCTACTACACCGACGTCAATGCAAAACTGCAGTCGCAGGCGATCGCACTCGGTGGCGAGCCGAGCTATCTGACGCCGGGAGAAGGCGCCAAAGCCGATGTGGTGAATCTGGCGATCGTCGACCGTATCTGGAACCTGTGGAAGATGCGCGTCCCGACGCCGCCTGCAAAGTAGCTCCGCCCAAATTCGCTCAGGTCGATATGCCCCTTCAAAACCGCGTCACACCTACCGGCGACATCAT
This portion of the Bradyrhizobium sp. AZCC 2262 genome encodes:
- a CDS encoding circularly permuted type 2 ATP-grasp protein produces the protein MAVAFDEMNGPGGELRPAYRELSRWLKETPPDALEYRRQEAELLFRRIGITFAVYGDAEAQERLIPFDVIPRIMSAKEWTLLEKGLKQRVRALNMFLRDIYHARDILRANIIPDDLIFQNPVFRPEMNGQSVPHDVYVHIAGIDIVRVDADNFIVLEDNARTPSGVSYMLENREIMMRLFPDLFARHRVAPVERYPDVLLSALRSVAPLSASAEPTVALMTPGVYNSAYYEHSFLADKLGIELVEGRDLIVKNDEVFMRTTEGLKRVDVIYRRVDDDFLDPLTFRPDSALGVPGLMSAYAAGNVTLANAVGTGIADDKAIYSYMPEVVKFYLGEEPILKNVPTWRCREPKDLAYVLDNLGELVVKEVHGSGGYGMLIGPAATKATIEAFRDKLKREPEGFIAQPTLALSTCPTCTASGLAPRHVDLRPFVLTGSQHVTIVPGGLTRVALKEGSLVVNSSQGGGTKDTWILDE
- a CDS encoding alpha-E domain-containing protein: MLSRTAENLYWLARYVERAEYIARTIDATLRVTALPAAYIGKTNEWESALLTAGVSASFYEAYQEANEQNVVEYLAFSPSNPSSIKNCIEAARLNSRSVRTALTSEMWDTINSAWIELQEIWGKGTSSREELARFLRFVQETSLRFDGSAYRTMLRNDAYWFSRLGLHLERADNTARILDVKYHVLLPEEEHVGGPLDYYQWTSILRSVSALTAYHWVYRETLKPWLIADLLILNDTLPRSLASCYSNLVRNLDQIGVAYGRQGASQRHARGVRNRLEHSHMDDIFQHGVHEFIQEFISDNARLGEIITRQYLI
- a CDS encoding class II aldolase/adducin family protein; the encoded protein is MSGQQASTWPIRFALVMALAALFGQAVVHAQTSVNSVPGADAALIEDIVTGSRVLADFGVLDGFGHVSARHPANPDRFLMSRSLAPALVTADDIMEFDLDGNAVDARGRTLFLERFIHSEIYRARPDVMSVVHTHSPGVIPYTISQVPLRAVFHNAAFLAAGAPVWDIRKDFGETDMLVRNAAIGKDLALTLGDKTVVLMRGHGDVAVGPSVKLAVFRAYYTDVNAKLQSQAIALGGEPSYLTPGEGAKADVVNLAIVDRIWNLWKMRVPTPPAK
- the gpt gene encoding xanthine phosphoribosyltransferase, giving the protein MTAREKATPPPEKAFPVSWDQFHRDCRALTWRLNEVGPFHAIIAITRGGLVPAAIVARELGIRIIDTVCIASYDHTKQGDLKVLKGVSTEVAELGGGTGKGLLIVDDLVDTGKTGRLVRSMMPDAHFAAVYAKPQGKPLVDTFITEVSQDTWIHFPWDTALSFQPPIRP
- a CDS encoding competence/damage-inducible protein A; translated protein: MSEIVTAGILVIGDEILSGRTKDKNIGFIAEYLTNIGIDLKEVRVVADDEADIISALDALRHRYNYVFTTGGIGPTHDDITADSVAKAFGVGIDHHPEVVARFRERWSEQDLNEARLRMARVPDGAELIQSATILAPGFKLGNVIVMAGIPSIMQAMMDIVAPKLKSGVRMLSDSVRANAREGDIGGPLRDIANAHPDTIIGSYPFMDEDKKPNTNLVVRSRDPEKLNAAMAAVKEMLAGILR